The window GCCCTGGATGTTTAACCATATAACGCACTTCATCGGCTTCTTTTTCATACCAAGCGAACCTATGGTACCCTGTATTAATGATTAATATGTCTCCGGGCCTTATATCTGCCTTTTTCATAAGCATTTCAGGAGTATAAAGATCGTAATCTTGCACTTCGTCTGAAATATCAACAACAACTCCTGGTCCAACCCATTCTTCAAGTGGAACAGCACCAATTGCTCTTCCTGCGCCGTAGAAATGTATTTCACCATCCATATGAGTGCCGACATGGTTACTTGAAGTGATGATTTGTCCATTTGCACCTTGCCCTCTATCGGCTCCTGCGATTCTCTTAAAATACTGAATCCCAAGAGGCATGTAGCTTGGCCATGGTGGAGTGTGGACACTCAATGGTTGAGTTAGGTCATACATTTTAATTTCTGTTGTTATTAATTTAATAAATTCTTCAGTTGTCATATTAACCTCCTTTTATGAATATTTTTGCACAAATGCTAAAAATGCCTTTTTAAACACTTCAATTGGAGCATCTACTAAACCTGCTCCTACTTGTCCTATACCAGGTTTCTTATGGGCAATTCCAGTATCAATGAACGGCGGGATTCCTTTTTCCACAACCAATTTAATGTCAATTCCCGTTGGAGTTCCTCTAAAATTAAGATAAGGAATCTGATAAGTGTTGTTTTCACCAATGGTAATTTCATACATCAATTTTGTTTTGTTAACAGCTTCCATAGGGGTTCCACCTGTAAACTGCACTATTGCTGGGGCTGAAGCAATTGCAAAACCTCCCCAACCTGCAGTCTCAGTAATTGAACTATCACCAATATCTGGGTTTGCATCATCTTTAGTAAAACCTGGAAAATAAAGTGCATTTGGTGGAACTTCGGCAGGCACGGTAAACCATGTGTCTCCTAATCCAGAAACTTGAATGCCAAAATCTGTTCCATTTCTAGCCATTACTACAACCATAGTGCTTCCTTCGATATTTCTTGCAGCATCAAGACTTACTTTAGCAGCAGACATTGAAAGGTTTAAAAAGAAGTGATCATTTCCATCAATAAACTTTAGAACTCTTTCTACAGCATCTGGGTCGTTTGTTGTTTTTACAATAGCTGGAGCAAGTTGTCTAAATAGAAGTGATGTTCCTGCTCTATTTCTATTATGTCCCTCATCCCCCATGTGTAATGCCTGAGCAAAAATATTTTTAAGATCAATTGATCCAAGATACTCAATTGCCCTTGCTAAAACTGGATACAGCTCGCTTTCCATCCATTTTAATCTACTTATAACATCGGGAGAGAAAGCACCCATTCTAAGCACTTTACCTAAGCCTTCGTTCATGTTCGTATAAGCTTTGTTTCCATAAGTTTCGTTAACTAGTTCAAAAACAGGCATAGACGGAGAATAAACACCTGCCATTGGACCTGTTGCCTGGTGGTGATGACAAGGGGAAAACTCAATCTCACCAGATGCTGCAAGACGTTCTGCTTCATCCTCAGTTTTTGCCCACCCTTCATAAAGAATTGCACCAATTACTGCTCCTCTCATTGGACCACACATTCTATCCCAACTTATAGGAGGGCCAGCATGCAATAGCATATTCTTTTTCATATTAGGTATAAGGTCGATTGCTTTCCCCATTCCAACAATTTTAGGCCTTGAATTAATTAACCTTTGGAAAGCTTCTTTATTAGCACTCTCAACATCAACTTTTTTGTTCAAAACAATCTCATTAAACTTTTCAAAAGCAGATTCAATTTCTTCTCCATAAGCAGGAGGATTCCAATCCACATTAATAACTTTATAACCAGTTAACTTTAAGCTTTCTGCAAATGCTTTTAAACCAATATTTATTACTTTAAGCTCGTTATTAAAAAGTTCGTTAACCTTACTCATACTTACGCTCCTATTAACTTTATAACATTGCCTGCAACCTTAGTTGCATAGGCATTTCTATCATATACAACGGCACCTGCATCTCTAAGAGCTTTCATTATAGCCTTCTTGTCCTGAGGATCTTTATCAGTCCCTGTCACATTAACCATAACAATAACTTCACCATTTTTTGTTACTTCTTCAATAGTAGGAACGAAGTCTTCTATTGGGTGCATGTTTGTTCCGTACCCAATTACAAGATCAAGATAAATCAAGGCAACTTCACTATCTTTTGCTTCTTCTAAAATCCTTTTGTTTCGAAGCTGAAAATCAATCTGTGGATGAGGTCTTCCAACGGTGAATTCATCTTCTCCAAGGTCAACAATGGTATGTTTTTCACTCTTCCACGAATCCTTTAATCTAAATTCTTCTTTAAGAGGGACATTTGAATATATTTTACCAAGCATTTCAGTCAAAATAAGTTCTGTCTCATAAGCAAGGGTCCCACCTTGGAAAAGTCCTCTAAAATACTTCCTTCCCTGTTTCACTTTTTCTGCAAGTTCTTCTGCTTCTTTTTTAATGGTTATTTCCCTTTCATCGATTTCCTTTTTAAAGCTTTCAAAAGGAATACCTTTTGAAAGGCTAACCGAGAGAAGTGCAGCTTCTTCAAGAGTTTTTGCGGGTAATGCTCCGAGATCCTTTACAACACTCTCATCTGCACCAAGAAAACAACCTACAACTGGCTTATTCGTGGTTTTAAGAGTATCTTTTAGTTTTTTTAGCACAATTTCGCTTGGCGGCTTAGAAATAAGTGTAATAACTTTGGTCTGTGGGTCATCAATTAGAGCCCTTAACCCAGTCAAAAAAGACAAGCCACCATAGTAATCTTTCATATCAATTCCACCTGTGCCAATCGCCTGAGAAATACCGCCACCGTTGTTAGATATTATTGATGAAACCTCCTGTAAACCTGTTCCAGCAGCAGAAACAATACCTATATCTCCTCTTTCAACAACATTTGAAAATCCTAACGGAGCGCCATTTATAATTGCAGTTCCACAATCTGGACCCATAACAAGGAGACCTTTTTCATACCCAATCTGTTTTGCAAGTAAAGCCTTTTCTTTAGGAACATTATCAGAAAAAATCATCACGTGTAAACCATTCCTTAGAGCTTTAATAGCTTCATCCCCTGCGTATTTTCCAGCAACAGAAATAAGAACTAAATTTGCATCATTCATAACTTTAAGAGCACTTTCCAAACTTCTTGGAACAAAATCACTTTGAGACTCCTCTGATGATTTACCTTTAGAGAGCAATTTTTCAATTTCTTTAAGAGCTTTTTCAACTAATTCTTCAGAACCTCCTTTAACAGCAATCAATAAATCGTTATCTTGTGCATCTTTAAATTCTTGCAACAGCATATTAGATGTTTCAAGAATAGACTTATTCTGCAAAGTCCCCATCATGAGAGCAACATCCTCGATTCCATCTAATTTTGTTGCATCTCTTGCAACAAGCATTAAAGTCACAGAATCGTAGTATGCTCCCTTTTTTACAATACCTTTTACTGGCATAGGGCACTACCTCCTTCTAATAAAATTTTAATTCCTTTCAAAAAGCCTGTAAGTATGTCAGCACCTGAAGTTTCACCAAACGCAAGCATTGACTTAACTGTATGCTCAATATTTTCACCACTTACCAAGGACAATAGGACATTTTTAAATCTCTCGTAGAACAACCCTCGAGAAGTATAGTAAAGAAAAGTATTTGAAAGTTTATTGTTGGTTAACGCCAACATATATATTTCCTTCCTTAATCTATAAGTTGAGATATTGAAACAGGTTTCATAAAAAAACAAAGCTGCAATAAAACCATCTATTAGATCATCACCTTGGGGTGTTAATCCGTATCCAAGGCCTTTTAAAGTTTTAACTGCTGAAATATCAAAATTTAGCAATTTTTGAAAGCCTATTTGAATTCTTCTTGCAAGATTAATTTCAAGAGGAGTTTTAAAATTTTCTAATCTTTTTTCATCAAGTAAAAATGCAGCGCTTTTAGAATTTGATTCATTAATAAGAATGTATTCCAACTTATAAATATTATTCATCAAATAGATTTTATCTGCATTACAAAAATGAAAAGTTGAATCATACATAGGAACATTTGAGAGATCAAACTTAATCTCTTTTTTAAACACAAAACTATCAAAATTTTCATACAGGGAATCAACTACAATGTTGTTTGGACCACCACCAATACTTTTTAGTACAAAAGAAACAATACCATATTGGGTCTCAAGGTTTATAACCTCTTTAAACACAGAATGAATGCTAAAACTCCAATCTAAAAATGAAATATTAACCATGTCTCCAATAGAAAATATTTTCATCATATAAAAGTATATAACCCAAGGCAAACCTTGGGTTATATTTTTAGTAAGTTACTATTCCTCTAGTTGTTCAGGAACTTCAAAGTGTTCAGCGGCCTTGAGTAAATCTTCGGGAACTGGTTTTTGTAAAGTTGCACCAATCATATTCTCAAGGTATTTTTTAACAGTTGTTTGCCAGTAGTCTTTGGTGATATAATAAACCCTTGCGCCACCTAATTCATGCTGAACATCTGGCCACGGATATGAGGGTTGAGCCATTCCTACACCCCATCTCTTCCAACCATTATAGCTTTCGTATGTCGCCCAAAATTCTTTTTGACCAAGAATCTCAAAGGTATAATAAGCTTTAGCATAATACATTACTGCTCCAGCTTTCATACCTCTCATAAATGCCATGGTATGCAAAGAAATGTTTACATCTTTATTCATAAGCCTACCATTACAAAACGCAGCAAGTTTTCCATCAACAACACCAACAAATTGATATGGATCTTTTAACCTGTTTCTAATCCATCCAAGAAGTTCTGCATATACCCTTACGCCTACAATATCATAAAAGTCATGGTCAACATCAAGTAAATTCTTAAGAAGAGGGAAGAGAAGTGGAGCTTCTTCTTTTTTCATTTCCCTAATCACCATAGTTCTTCCATTGGGAAGAGTTATATACATTGGCTCCCACTTTGGAAGATCTATTGGATACCCGCTTAAGAGTGGTTCAATCTCTTCTACCTTAAAAACAACTTCATTCTGAGAAGACTTCTCAGGTATTTCCTTTTTCATGTATACTACCTCCTTTAGTTAACGATTTTTTAAAAAAGATATTTTTATTATACCAGACATTAAAATATATGTCAATAGTTTTTTTTAAAAAATATTAAAAAACACTAAAAATACATGTAGTGTTATACTTCTATAATTATCGAATTGAAAACTTTTTGGTTATTGCACTTAAATGATGCGCAAAACAAATTTTAGTTAAAGAAAATCTTGGGCATTTTTTTCATCGAGTTTTTTTACTTTTTTATTATCTTTTTTATCACACATACTTAGGAGTTATTGATTTAGCTAATATCATTTTTGAGCGCAGAATGAATTCTATCCTATAAATTATCATAAATGAATACGATCTTTATGTCTTATTTGGATTAAAAATAACTTTTCTAATACATTCTTAAAACATAAGAGTTTTATCGATTTGAATATTTAATAATCTTCATAAACTTAAAAAGTGTATTAGTTTTCTTATTTGTTGCTTTCTATTTCCTTTACTAAAACACAACTTTTTTAAAGATAAACTAGCAAAACTATTTATATTAACTTTTTTTCAAAATTTCTTCATTTCATTTCCGTGTAAATTTTCATTTACTGTAACAGTTTAAATTAATGATTTTTCGCAATCTAGTTATAGTTCTTGACAAATTATCCTAATTTTGTATAAATAACTTAGATTAATAAACAAGAACCTACTCTATTTGGATAGATTATCTTATGAGAAAGCAATTTACTAAATTTATAAGTAAGTTATAAGCATAAGGAGGAGAAAATGGGAGATAAACAAGATCTCTATATTGGCAAAGAAGTAGATTTGTCAACTGGTACATTAAAAGATAAATTTTTCTACAAAACAAAAGATCTAACTACTCATGCTATTATTGTTGGAATGACTGGTTCAGGTAAAACAGGTTTAGCAATCACAATGCTAGAAGAGGCAATTGTTGACGGATTGCCAGTAATAGCTATTGATCCAAAGGGGGACTTAACTAATCTATTACTTACTTTTACAGGATTAAAACCTGATGATTTTAAA is drawn from Caldisericaceae bacterium and contains these coding sequences:
- a CDS encoding cyclase family protein yields the protein MTTEEFIKLITTEIKMYDLTQPLSVHTPPWPSYMPLGIQYFKRIAGADRGQGANGQIITSSNHVGTHMDGEIHFYGAGRAIGAVPLEEWVGPGVVVDISDEVQDYDLYTPEMLMKKADIRPGDILIINTGYHRFAWYEKEADEVRYMVKHPGPSPEFPEWASKMKFKWIGVDCGSADHPMNTILRNWHPKLFLEAEKKLKEKYGKSWDEMFPPEEFYQIMHLKLFPKGLVHAENLGGDIDKLSNKRVYVGAFNVKGIEMESAWTRIVAWAP
- a CDS encoding DUF1116 domain-containing protein; this translates as MSKVNELFNNELKVINIGLKAFAESLKLTGYKVINVDWNPPAYGEEIESAFEKFNEIVLNKKVDVESANKEAFQRLINSRPKIVGMGKAIDLIPNMKKNMLLHAGPPISWDRMCGPMRGAVIGAILYEGWAKTEDEAERLAASGEIEFSPCHHHQATGPMAGVYSPSMPVFELVNETYGNKAYTNMNEGLGKVLRMGAFSPDVISRLKWMESELYPVLARAIEYLGSIDLKNIFAQALHMGDEGHNRNRAGTSLLFRQLAPAIVKTTNDPDAVERVLKFIDGNDHFFLNLSMSAAKVSLDAARNIEGSTMVVVMARNGTDFGIQVSGLGDTWFTVPAEVPPNALYFPGFTKDDANPDIGDSSITETAGWGGFAIASAPAIVQFTGGTPMEAVNKTKLMYEITIGENNTYQIPYLNFRGTPTGIDIKLVVEKGIPPFIDTGIAHKKPGIGQVGAGLVDAPIEVFKKAFLAFVQKYS
- the fdrA gene encoding acyl-CoA synthetase FdrA, with protein sequence MPVKGIVKKGAYYDSVTLMLVARDATKLDGIEDVALMMGTLQNKSILETSNMLLQEFKDAQDNDLLIAVKGGSEELVEKALKEIEKLLSKGKSSEESQSDFVPRSLESALKVMNDANLVLISVAGKYAGDEAIKALRNGLHVMIFSDNVPKEKALLAKQIGYEKGLLVMGPDCGTAIINGAPLGFSNVVERGDIGIVSAAGTGLQEVSSIISNNGGGISQAIGTGGIDMKDYYGGLSFLTGLRALIDDPQTKVITLISKPPSEIVLKKLKDTLKTTNKPVVGCFLGADESVVKDLGALPAKTLEEAALLSVSLSKGIPFESFKKEIDEREITIKKEAEELAEKVKQGRKYFRGLFQGGTLAYETELILTEMLGKIYSNVPLKEEFRLKDSWKSEKHTIVDLGEDEFTVGRPHPQIDFQLRNKRILEEAKDSEVALIYLDLVIGYGTNMHPIEDFVPTIEEVTKNGEVIVMVNVTGTDKDPQDKKAIMKALRDAGAVVYDRNAYATKVAGNVIKLIGA
- a CDS encoding DUF2877 domain-containing protein — encoded protein: MMKIFSIGDMVNISFLDWSFSIHSVFKEVINLETQYGIVSFVLKSIGGGPNNIVVDSLYENFDSFVFKKEIKFDLSNVPMYDSTFHFCNADKIYLMNNIYKLEYILINESNSKSAAFLLDEKRLENFKTPLEINLARRIQIGFQKLLNFDISAVKTLKGLGYGLTPQGDDLIDGFIAALFFYETCFNISTYRLRKEIYMLALTNNKLSNTFLYYTSRGLFYERFKNVLLSLVSGENIEHTVKSMLAFGETSGADILTGFLKGIKILLEGGSALCQ
- a CDS encoding N-acetyltransferase; protein product: MKKEIPEKSSQNEVVFKVEEIEPLLSGYPIDLPKWEPMYITLPNGRTMVIREMKKEEAPLLFPLLKNLLDVDHDFYDIVGVRVYAELLGWIRNRLKDPYQFVGVVDGKLAAFCNGRLMNKDVNISLHTMAFMRGMKAGAVMYYAKAYYTFEILGQKEFWATYESYNGWKRWGVGMAQPSYPWPDVQHELGGARVYYITKDYWQTTVKKYLENMIGATLQKPVPEDLLKAAEHFEVPEQLEE